In Acinetobacter piscicola, a single window of DNA contains:
- a CDS encoding GspE/PulE family protein, whose amino-acid sequence MQFNFEIDTTWCLEQLLKDQRITEREKLLVQTTHRQRDQLKWHPLQWIANFNLTDQNEPQKRLTLSTLCQWLADKTNLPLYIIDPLKADVANLTAVMSQEFALRNRILAVEIQPDQVLIGTDQPFILDWMQNLESSLKPKKIQRVLLNPEQLQRYLVEYYQVSRAVISSQKSGAHQKENKGVEALLQLGDTQNPDANDQHIVKLVDWVLQFAFEQRASDIHLEPRKDNGKIRFRIDGVLHTIYNMPANTLTAVISRIKILGRMNVAEKRKPQDGRLKTRTPKGQETELRLATLPTAFGEKLVMRIFDPEVLVRSFKQLGFDGNLLQAWQAMTQHSHGIILVTGPTGSGKTTTLYSSLKQLATEQVNVCTIEDPIEMLEPSFNQMQVNHGIELGFADGIRALMRQDPDIIMVGEIRDSDTANMAIQAALTGHLVLSTLHTNDAPSSLTRLHDLGVQPFLTAATILGVLAQRLVRQLCPHCKQETFINDQEWKHLTFGYSLHMPDFVFKAVGCEECRHTGYQGRVGVYEFMPISLEAKQKISANATLDELRAQAKQEGIDPLRIAGARKVLEGITTLEEVLRVVPLN is encoded by the coding sequence ATGCAATTTAACTTTGAAATTGATACCACTTGGTGTTTAGAACAATTATTAAAAGATCAACGGATTACAGAGCGTGAAAAACTGTTGGTGCAAACCACACATCGGCAACGTGATCAACTGAAATGGCATCCATTACAATGGATTGCCAATTTTAATTTAACAGATCAAAACGAACCTCAAAAACGTCTAACCTTAAGTACGTTGTGTCAATGGCTAGCAGATAAAACCAATTTGCCGCTTTATATCATTGACCCATTAAAAGCAGATGTGGCGAATTTAACTGCGGTGATGTCGCAAGAATTTGCTTTACGTAATCGTATTTTGGCTGTTGAAATTCAGCCTGATCAAGTGTTGATTGGCACAGATCAGCCTTTTATTCTTGATTGGATGCAAAACCTTGAAAGCAGTTTAAAACCCAAAAAAATTCAAAGAGTATTGTTAAATCCTGAACAATTGCAACGTTATTTGGTGGAATATTACCAAGTCAGTCGAGCTGTCATTTCATCACAAAAATCAGGTGCACACCAAAAAGAAAATAAAGGCGTAGAAGCATTATTGCAGTTAGGCGATACACAAAATCCTGATGCAAATGATCAACACATTGTGAAATTGGTGGATTGGGTTTTACAATTTGCGTTTGAACAACGGGCCAGCGATATTCATTTAGAACCACGCAAAGACAATGGGAAAATTCGTTTTCGTATCGATGGTGTATTGCATACTATTTATAATATGCCTGCCAATACATTAACCGCCGTGATTTCCCGAATTAAAATTTTAGGGCGAATGAATGTTGCAGAAAAGCGTAAACCGCAAGATGGACGTTTAAAAACTCGTACACCAAAAGGGCAAGAAACTGAGCTACGTCTAGCCACACTCCCGACAGCTTTTGGAGAAAAGCTGGTCATGCGTATTTTCGATCCTGAAGTGTTGGTGCGGAGCTTTAAGCAGCTTGGTTTTGATGGAAATTTACTACAAGCTTGGCAAGCGATGACTCAGCATAGTCATGGGATTATTTTGGTGACAGGGCCAACGGGTTCAGGCAAAACCACCACGTTATATTCCTCTTTAAAGCAGTTAGCCACTGAGCAAGTCAATGTTTGTACTATTGAAGACCCGATTGAAATGTTAGAGCCGAGTTTTAACCAAATGCAGGTAAATCACGGGATTGAGCTGGGTTTTGCAGATGGTATTCGTGCATTGATGCGCCAAGACCCTGATATTATTATGGTCGGGGAAATCCGCGACTCAGACACTGCGAATATGGCAATTCAAGCAGCATTGACGGGACATTTGGTGTTGTCAACCTTGCATACCAATGATGCACCTTCAAGTTTGACTCGTTTGCATGATTTGGGAGTACAACCATTTTTAACCGCAGCAACGATTTTAGGTGTTTTGGCGCAGCGCTTAGTACGTCAACTTTGTCCACATTGTAAACAAGAAACCTTTATTAATGACCAAGAATGGAAACATTTAACATTTGGTTATTCATTACACATGCCTGATTTTGTTTTTAAAGCTGTGGGTTGTGAGGAGTGTCGTCATACAGGTTATCAAGGGCGTGTTGGAGTTTATGAATTTATGCCGATTAGTCTAGAAGCCAAGCAAAAAATTTCCGCCAATGCGACACTTGATGAGTTACGGGCTCAGGCTAAGCAGGAGGGGATTGATCCATTACGTATCGCAGGGGCACGTAAAGTATTAGAAGGGATCACCACTTTGGAAGAAGTTTTAAGGGTTGTGCCTCTAAACTAA
- a CDS encoding PIG-L family deacetylase: MSTLLSACGGGSSEQDNTPTIEPQVTPTQNKTVQFFVAAHPDDIQLFMAKNAQFYVQHQNKNVFILTTAGDGGEAIHLPHYSAMKKTYWEARLLAHEKSVNHWNHDKNRIISTEIKINQHTFQRKQLGENIVFYNFLLPDGNMTGNGFPTTQFQSLEKLYRGKIKTISSIDQQNTYTQQDLIQTLSDIVQLEAGKKEITFNIAEDNLYINQQDHSDHIMTSLLVQHLSQGLDNCMLTNKFTEYVNRAKPVNMSNSEYQQHRKLWDVLTSVLVEYQYVNPHARDPHLVWLGKQYISSKSVVNCKHIDEKLR, from the coding sequence TTGTCAACATTGTTGAGTGCGTGTGGAGGAGGTTCTTCAGAACAGGACAATACCCCCACGATAGAACCGCAAGTGACACCAACACAAAATAAAACCGTGCAATTCTTTGTGGCAGCACATCCCGATGATATTCAATTATTTATGGCGAAAAATGCACAGTTTTATGTGCAACATCAAAATAAAAATGTATTTATTTTGACGACCGCAGGTGATGGTGGTGAAGCAATACATTTACCTCACTATTCTGCGATGAAAAAAACGTATTGGGAAGCACGTTTATTGGCGCATGAGAAATCAGTGAATCATTGGAATCATGATAAAAATAGGATTATCAGCACTGAAATTAAAATTAATCAACACACTTTTCAGCGAAAGCAATTGGGTGAAAATATTGTATTTTATAATTTTTTATTACCTGATGGGAATATGACGGGAAATGGTTTCCCCACAACCCAATTTCAAAGCTTGGAAAAATTGTATCGTGGAAAAATAAAAACAATTTCAAGCATTGATCAACAAAATACGTATACTCAACAAGATTTAATTCAAACACTGTCCGATATTGTGCAACTTGAAGCAGGCAAAAAAGAGATTACTTTTAATATTGCAGAAGATAATTTATATATTAATCAACAAGATCATTCTGACCATATTATGACCTCTTTGCTGGTGCAGCATCTAAGCCAAGGTCTAGACAACTGTATGCTGACCAATAAATTTACAGAATATGTAAATCGTGCCAAACCTGTGAATATGTCCAATAGTGAATATCAGCAGCATCGCAAACTGTGGGATGTTTTAACATCTGTTTTGGTGGAATATCAATATGTTAATCCACATGCACGAGATCCACATTTGGTTTGGTTAGGTAAGCAATATATTAGTTCAAAGAGTGTGGTGAATTGTAAGCATATTGATGAAAAGCTACGTTAA
- the hemP gene encoding hemin uptake protein HemP, translating into MNAPFSLFTRNNESTNALPMLHSNNLFALGREIRIMHAGEEYRLRLTRNNRLILTK; encoded by the coding sequence ATGAACGCACCTTTTAGCTTATTCACACGTAATAATGAATCGACCAATGCCTTACCGATGCTACATTCCAACAATTTATTCGCGCTTGGACGTGAAATCCGTATTATGCATGCAGGTGAAGAATACCGCTTACGTTTAACACGTAATAACCGTCTTATTTTAACCAAATAA
- a CDS encoding NUDIX domain-containing protein, protein MTKPVVNVAIALLFHQTKVLVGWRAAAQHQGNKYEFPGGKVEHGETPEQACRREVFEEVGIGVQDWHIFDVICHEYDDIIVNLHVFHGQVNAENLENIQSPWTWYTRDQLTKLNFPKANQAIVERLFWQHFIKISAHIQEIETLNPEYLMYWRVDELHVEDLQFLMHLDPTKLARLVVNVDLWHKLPEQIKTQIFTVHFKQSQVMQAQRHDLNIGVRCIAACHDLLSLQKAQHLGFEAILLSPVLHTATHPENNALGWEKFALWAKDCAVPVFALGGLKPEDLAIAQQYSAYGVAGIRAF, encoded by the coding sequence ATGACAAAACCTGTGGTAAATGTGGCGATCGCCTTATTATTTCATCAAACTAAAGTACTCGTTGGATGGAGAGCAGCAGCGCAACATCAAGGTAACAAATATGAGTTTCCTGGGGGTAAAGTTGAACATGGCGAAACACCCGAGCAAGCCTGTCGTAGAGAGGTGTTTGAAGAAGTCGGAATAGGAGTTCAAGACTGGCATATCTTTGATGTGATTTGCCACGAATATGACGATATTATTGTGAATTTACATGTATTTCATGGCCAAGTAAATGCTGAAAATTTGGAAAATATTCAATCGCCTTGGACATGGTACACACGTGATCAACTGACAAAATTAAATTTTCCCAAAGCCAATCAAGCCATTGTTGAACGTTTATTTTGGCAACATTTCATTAAGATCTCAGCGCATATTCAAGAGATTGAAACACTAAATCCTGAGTATTTAATGTATTGGCGAGTGGATGAATTGCATGTTGAAGACCTACAATTTCTCATGCACTTAGATCCAACAAAATTAGCGCGTTTAGTGGTGAATGTCGATCTTTGGCACAAGCTACCTGAGCAGATTAAAACTCAAATATTCACAGTACATTTCAAACAATCTCAAGTGATGCAAGCACAGCGACATGATCTCAATATTGGTGTGCGTTGTATCGCTGCTTGTCATGATTTATTGTCTTTGCAAAAAGCACAGCATTTAGGTTTTGAGGCCATATTGCTCAGTCCTGTTTTGCATACCGCAACGCACCCAGAAAACAATGCTTTAGGTTGGGAGAAATTTGCACTATGGGCAAAAGACTGCGCTGTTCCTGTGTTTGCTTTAGGTGGTTTAAAGCCTGAAGATTTAGCCATTGCACAGCAGTATAGTGCTTATGGTGTTGCAGGAATTCGGGCATTTTAA
- a CDS encoding tetratricopeptide repeat protein → MQIVPPKMRQKNQQKIILIKYLGALTIVLAIAGCQSNPIQTGSGKKPEPVPQNSKAKVETPDGVKIIPYDRPEIKRESMQVIVPEQKAQPQKFDDGHNIPAFNQLIKKTETAFRQSKWNEAENFALQAQRLAPQSAETYLWLALIANHKNQAKNAESLARRGLSFAQSDEMRKQLWNAILKSAQQQKNAKTIAEAQAKIKAL, encoded by the coding sequence ATGCAAATCGTTCCACCAAAGATGCGCCAAAAAAATCAGCAGAAGATCATACTAATCAAATACCTTGGTGCATTGACGATTGTACTTGCGATCGCAGGTTGTCAATCTAATCCGATTCAAACAGGTTCAGGCAAGAAACCTGAACCTGTGCCACAAAACTCCAAAGCGAAAGTCGAAACACCTGACGGGGTTAAAATCATCCCTTATGATCGCCCTGAGATCAAACGTGAATCCATGCAAGTGATTGTACCCGAACAAAAAGCTCAACCACAAAAGTTTGATGATGGACACAACATTCCTGCTTTTAATCAATTGATTAAAAAAACTGAGACAGCATTTCGCCAAAGCAAATGGAATGAGGCAGAAAATTTTGCGCTGCAAGCACAGCGTTTAGCACCACAATCTGCTGAAACCTATTTATGGTTAGCATTAATCGCCAATCATAAAAATCAGGCAAAAAATGCCGAATCTCTGGCGAGACGTGGTTTGAGTTTTGCACAAAGTGATGAGATGCGTAAGCAATTATGGAATGCGATTTTAAAATCTGCACAACAGCAAAAAAATGCTAAAACCATTGCAGAAGCACAAGCAAAGATCAAAGCGCTTTAA
- the mrcB gene encoding penicillin-binding protein 1B encodes MKSERGIGIIALIFCVLIIAGFLAFSIYLVRLDTIIRDKFEGNRWDIPAKVFARPLELYANAPVTTNDFEQELKLLGYSKKDSYEKSGSYVVQNKSYYVHTRGFDYGDSVDPEQILQVSFNEDTVADIKATKPSSTGIARLEPMLVGGIFPQHNEDRVLIKLNKVPKTLIEALVATEDRNFYHHHGISFRGTARAIVSNITGGKRQGGSTLTQQLVKNFYLSPEKTLKRKVNEAFMSLLLEFHYSKDEILEAYLNEVNLGQNGNYSINGYGLASQFYFGLPLRELNIAQQAYLVGLVQGPTLYNPWKNPEGAKKRRDIVLNNMLVMGYLTQEEYERETARPLNVVKKPTTGPSKFPDFLDIVRRQLKKEYQESDLTNQGLRIFTTLDPIAQTKVQNSFRDTVSRLANANPSRLKNLQGAVLVTQPENGELIAAVGSTQDFTGFNRAIDAKRQVGSLLKPIIYLSALESGRYTWASQIEDSPISIPVDGNKSWTPKNYSGGGHGYVPMVQALAHSYNLSAVRLGQEFGLSTFKNQLTKFGVESNIPNYPSIFLGAVDMSPMEVMSIYGNFATGGFKYPTKAIRSVVDADGRLLQRYSLNVQQTIDPSSAYILNYGLQQVMSSGTGQSAYGSLSSGLKLAGKSGTTNDTRDSWFAGYSGNHLAVVWLGLDDNKVTGLTGSSGALPVWTNVMKQLRQKPVNLRQTDNVQWQWIDSESGQLSAQGCANSFYIPLLRNSVPRQATACGMPHYQVEPTYIPDTQNNPPAENSNDSIENYIRESESNMDQDLNSQGHVISSGRYEN; translated from the coding sequence TCCTGCGAAAGTTTTTGCACGCCCATTAGAACTTTATGCAAATGCTCCTGTGACAACCAATGATTTTGAACAAGAATTAAAACTACTTGGCTATAGCAAAAAAGACAGTTATGAAAAATCTGGCAGTTATGTTGTTCAAAATAAGAGCTATTATGTGCATACCCGCGGTTTTGACTACGGCGATAGCGTAGACCCTGAGCAAATTTTACAAGTTTCATTTAATGAAGATACCGTTGCTGATATTAAAGCTACAAAACCCTCCAGTACAGGTATTGCTCGTTTAGAGCCAATGTTGGTGGGTGGAATTTTCCCACAACATAATGAAGATCGCGTCCTCATTAAACTCAATAAAGTGCCAAAAACTTTAATTGAAGCCTTAGTGGCAACTGAAGACCGTAATTTTTATCACCATCATGGAATTTCATTCCGTGGTACAGCACGTGCCATCGTCAGTAATATCACAGGTGGCAAACGTCAAGGTGGTTCAACACTGACACAACAGCTCGTTAAAAACTTTTACCTTTCACCTGAAAAAACTTTAAAACGTAAAGTAAATGAAGCATTTATGTCTTTATTGCTTGAGTTTCATTATAGCAAGGATGAAATTTTAGAAGCGTATTTAAATGAAGTAAATTTAGGGCAAAATGGCAACTACTCTATCAATGGTTATGGTTTAGCCTCACAATTTTATTTTGGTTTACCTTTACGTGAACTCAATATTGCACAACAAGCTTATTTAGTCGGCTTAGTTCAAGGACCAACCTTATACAATCCTTGGAAAAACCCTGAAGGTGCAAAAAAGCGTCGTGATATTGTTCTCAACAATATGTTGGTGATGGGTTATTTAACCCAAGAAGAATATGAGCGTGAAACTGCTCGCCCGCTCAATGTCGTCAAAAAACCAACAACAGGTCCTTCAAAATTTCCTGACTTTTTAGACATCGTACGTCGTCAGTTGAAAAAAGAATACCAAGAATCTGATCTAACTAATCAAGGCTTGCGTATTTTCACTACGCTTGATCCAATTGCACAGACTAAAGTCCAAAATAGCTTCCGTGACACTGTAAGCCGTTTAGCAAATGCCAATCCATCCCGTTTAAAAAATTTACAAGGTGCTGTGCTCGTGACACAACCTGAAAATGGTGAACTGATTGCAGCAGTAGGCTCAACCCAAGATTTCACAGGTTTTAACCGTGCGATTGATGCAAAACGTCAAGTGGGATCTTTACTGAAACCGATCATTTATTTAAGTGCTTTAGAGTCAGGGCGTTATACATGGGCAAGTCAAATTGAAGACAGCCCAATCAGTATTCCTGTCGATGGCAATAAATCTTGGACACCAAAAAATTATAGTGGTGGTGGACATGGTTATGTACCGATGGTGCAAGCTCTTGCACATTCTTATAATTTATCTGCGGTACGTTTAGGGCAAGAATTTGGTCTATCTACATTTAAAAATCAACTGACCAAATTTGGTGTAGAGTCTAATATTCCAAATTATCCGTCTATTTTCCTAGGTGCAGTCGATATGTCGCCGATGGAAGTCATGAGCATTTATGGTAACTTTGCAACAGGCGGTTTTAAATATCCAACCAAAGCCATTCGCTCAGTCGTAGATGCTGATGGTCGTTTGCTGCAACGCTATAGTTTAAATGTACAACAAACGATCGACCCATCCTCTGCTTATATTTTGAATTATGGCTTACAACAAGTGATGTCATCAGGCACAGGGCAATCTGCTTATGGCAGTCTATCATCTGGGCTAAAACTAGCGGGTAAATCAGGTACAACCAATGATACCCGCGACTCATGGTTTGCTGGGTATTCAGGTAACCATTTAGCCGTAGTATGGCTCGGACTTGACGATAACAAAGTGACAGGCTTAACAGGCTCATCAGGTGCTTTACCTGTATGGACCAATGTCATGAAACAATTGCGCCAAAAACCAGTCAATCTGCGTCAAACTGACAATGTTCAATGGCAATGGATTGACAGTGAAAGTGGTCAACTTTCCGCACAAGGTTGTGCCAATAGTTTTTATATTCCGCTCTTGCGTAACTCAGTACCTCGACAAGCTACAGCATGTGGTATGCCACATTATCAAGTAGAGCCGACTTACATTCCTGATACGCAAAATAACCCACCTGCCGAGAACTCTAACGATAGTATAGAAAATTACATTCGTGAAAGTGAAAGCAACATGGATCAAGATTTAAATAGTCAAGGTCATGTAATTTCAAGTGGTCGTTATGAAAATTAA